The window TGACCCGCCCCTTCTCTGTCTCCCAACTTTTGTTTCGCTAGTCTGTCTCTCTCAACTGGTACGTATCACCCCATTCATGCAAATTCAAGCTTTTGATTTCAGTTGTTGATGTTTCAAAAGATACGAACTCTTTCTGGGTTAACTTTCAGTTTCTGGGTCTGAATATAGTTTTGCCTTGGTGGGTTTTCTTAATGCCTACATGGGGTTTCAAATTTCACTCCTTTCCTTTCTTTCCAATTTCACTACAATCTTGTAATTTACTGAATGCAATCAAGTTTGTATCTTTACTCAACTTTGTAGCTTATTGTGTACTAAGGTTGTTCCTTTTTGCTTTGTAGTGCAAGATACACACATAGCATTAGAAGAGAGAGAGAGAGAGAAGAGAGAGAGAGAGAGAGAATGGGATTGCCTGATTCTTCTGGAGGCTTGCTGTCGGAATTGGATGTTGATGCTTTCAGGCGCTTATTTCCTCTTCGGTTTTATGAGAGCCATCTTGTGAAATCCACACGCCCTGATGGGAGGTCACTTGACAAAGCTAGAGAGACTTCCTCGGCCCTTGGTTAGTCCCCATTCTTTGTTTGTTTAGTTGTTGTCAAGTAACTGTGGAGTTTAACTCAACTTGTTTAACATGCAAACTGAACCCTTTTGCTTCGTATTGTGTAGGGGCTGTTGCCTCTGCGGATGGATCAGCACTTGTGAAGATAGGTTCGACGGTAATGGCTTAACTTAGTGTGTGTGTGCGCGCTATGTTTCTGATAATGTGATATATGTTGGTCTTGTTACTGATGAGTTTCGTTTGTTGTGTATAGACAATGTTGGCTGCTATAAAAATGGAAGTCACGACCCCTTCTCAAGAGTTGCCAGATGAGGGACGCATAGGTTGGCTTGCACCACTTGATAATTTTTGTTGTTATTTCCGAGATTACTTTGTTGAGATTGATTTTCTTGTAATTGACTGGTTCTCCACAATTTTTTATTTTTGCTTTTCTTTCAGCAATTGAATTCCACATGCCTCCAATTTGTTCTCCAATTGTAAGGCCTGGCAGGCCAGCTGAGGCAGCACCCGTTGTGTCAAAGCAACTATCTGACACTATTTCAAGGCATGTCCTTCGATTCTCTTTCCTACCTGGATATTATTTGAGTTATTCTGTGTAGTTTATGTTTCTTTTTCTTTTTCTTTGTTGGTCTAATTGTTCTAACCACTTCAATACAAAATATGACTGTAGTGAGCTAAACTTTTATCTCGGTTCTTTGCTTTATTTTTCTATTTTGGTTATGTATGTGCTTTATTTAATTCAATTGATGCAAAAAATTATAATACAACTCATCCTCTACTTACTAAAGTAGTTATACTTTTCAGGCTCCTATTATCTTTTGAAAATAAATTCTGTAACCCAATGCATTTCATATGGGCATCATTATCTTTCTAGTCTTAGAGTATAGCTACTTGCTCTGTTCAGTGTGATCATCCAGCCAATTTGCATTGGAATCATTATTGTTTTCTGGCATTAATTCAATGCATTGTTTACTGGTATCCTTATCTTGTTCGTGCAGTATAGTTACTTGCTCATTTCAATTTGACGCATTGAAATTTTTAAATGCACTATTGTGTACTGGTGCCCTTATCTTTTTCTCTTAGCTTTCAACCTGTATAGCTACTTACTCTGTTTTGGTAGGATGTTTCGTATGATAATCTTGGATATTGTGAATTTACTAATTTTCCTGGTTGTTGCAGTTCTGGCATGATTAATGTGAAGGAATTATCCTTGATCAGTGGAAAAGCTGCTTGGATGGTCTACCTGGTAAATTACATGGAAACTTTGGAAATATCTGTTTATTGTAGTTCATTGTTGTTTTTGGTCATATATGTATGTATGTATTCTGAAGAAATGTCTGTTTTATCTTTTCCAACATTCAGGACATATACTGTTTGGACGCTGATGGTGCTCTATTTGATGCTGCTTTGCTGTCAGCAGTCGCTGCCTTTTCTCACTGTAAGTCCTACAAATATTCACTGTCCCTGTGTAAATTAATTACATCATATGGGATTACTTTAGTTGCCCATAATCCAAGTATCTCAGTTTTATTACTCAAGAATCAGGTTTTATCCAGACTTTGATTTTACATATATGCATAAGCAGGACAGGAAATAAATGTCCATTACTGGTGAAGTTTGTGCTGTTTTTTCTTGTTCATGCATGTCTGTTCTACATCTCTATCTTGAGTTTCTATTTCTCTGTGTGTTCATGCAAAGTTAATAAATGATGCTAGTGAGGTGGGTGAAATGACTGAATTGTACTCCCTACATTCATGTAGTTGAAAAGAAAAAAGAATATCATGTAGTTGAACAAATATAGAGTTGCATAATGTATATCATGAATGTTCTGTTACAAGTGGTGATTAGAATTATAATTTGAACTGTTGCATAGCATTTGAATCCCATTTCTTGCAGTGCAGATTCCTGTAGTTTCTATGAACAATGAAGGAAAAGTAGTTGTTATGTCTGAGGAAAATGAGGGAGGAAAGGAGCCGGTCAATAAAGAGAAGAGGAAACTCACGTTATGCAGTATTCCATTTTCACTAACATGTATACTTTATAAGAATTTCATCTTGGCTGACCCTACAGCAGAGGAAGAATCGATCATGGAAACACTTGTAACTGTGGTTTTAGATTCATCTGGTCAACTTGTGTCTCTTTACAAGCCAGGTGGACCAGTTCTTGCCTATACATCGGCTATCCAGGTTGGTTACCTAGTTTCTACCCTTGTGTCATGTCAATGTTTTAATGGTTCCCTGCGATTCAACTTGGTAGGATGTTGTGAATTTCAGATTTTCGTTGTCTTAGTCTATCTAACTGAGAGTAATAAAGTGTATGTTCAGATTAGTAATCATTTCATCACACATCAGTAACTAAGGTTTTAAAACTGTTTTGAGTCTTCTGACATTATCTGCATATCCACGGAAATAGAAAAGAGGAGAAGAGTACATTTTTCCAATGTTTTCCCGATTTAACAATAATATAAAGCCAATCAACTCTACGAATGTGTTCAACTTTCAATTGGCTTGAAACTAATGAAAATGCAATCAACTCTGGTACTTGATTCCTTTTCACATAAAGTATTTTTATGAGTTACTATTAGACAGTATTGGTGGTTTTGTTATTTGTTTATAATAAATAACTGCTCCATTATGAAAATTAGGCTGAAAGATGCCAAGTTATCCACCATTTTTTCTGTATACATTTCTTATAAACCATGTTTTTTTAACTGATGTATGTATATAAGAGCGTAAGAATACAATGGCTGGTGAAATATTGTTATGAATCCTTACTCATGATCCAAATGATGATAAGGAAGACTCTTTGGTTGCAGGATTGTGTTGCACTCACTAGGCAAAGAGTGAGGGAGCTCCAGATGATTTTAGATGAAGCCTCCGCTGGTATGGAGGTTGATTAGTTTCATCTTTCATCTCCTAAGGGGTGTTGTCTTTTCTATTAACATCTTGTTCTGGCCTTATTTTGTATTGATATTTGTTACTCTAGTCAAAGGCTTCAGAAAGGTGGCAATAGTCAATATTGAATCACTATGTGAAACTGTTCTGCAATCTTTTGTTTGCATCGTCTTAATGGTTACGGTCACATTGTTAGAGCAATTAGCAGTTTTATGCCATGGGTTGCTTTCCGTGTGTGCAAAGCTTGTTACCATACTTGCCTGGCACTCGCTAGTCGCTAGTTCTTGATTGGTTCGAGTTACGTACATACATGTTCATGATCCCCAATTGATTGTGCCTTTGCCATGTTTTGGTTGTGCTTATAAAAATTTAATAAATAGTAGCTGCATTGGACATTGGTGATTCATCTTCAAAGCCTTCTCCTTTTAAAAAATAAAATAAAATAAAATTCTTAAAAAAACAGGCCTACTCATTTTAAAAGGGATGTGTCAGTGTGTAATTATGGCGTGGGGATCAGATTGATGTGTATTTCTGCTTTTGTTGTCTTGCGAAATGTTTTTCTTCTTTCATAAGAACAAAAGATTTTTGTTGTTTACATTTTGTGAAACTTTCGAAAGATGAAAGTTAGAGAGGGGGTGTGTTGGTATCTCCTCTCAAAATACGTGGCGTCAATTTGAACATGTGGTGGCAAACTGTACATCCAATCATTGTCGCTAAATTATTGGGTTCTGGGAATGTGAGCAAAGCCAAAATACCAAATGCATTCTGATACAGTTCATCACTTTAATAGTTTAATTCGAAAAGTATTGTTGTAATCAAGTAATTCTTCATCCTTGTATGCCATTGCCAAGTTTATCAAATTAGACCTCAAACTTCTGCTGGATGTTTATATAAATGTTAAGCACGAAAGCTTCTTTTCCAATCCATTACCCTTTTGTTCTCCTTGGCAGTAATTTTTGGTATTAGTTCGGTTGCGAATGTTTGTCCTCATAAACTCAAGAACCATTGAAATGTTTTTCTTGCATATTCATTAAAACCAGCATTCAAGGGACACTATGAGGTCTTACCACAGAGGTGTGTATCCAAGTGCATCAATCTCTTCTGCAATTAAGCACAAGTGTAGTTGTTCCTTGTTTCTGACATGCAAACTAGGTAGTTTAAGATCTACCATTTTCACTTTATCCCCTCTCCCCTTATTCCAGCAGCCAGAATGGTAGGGAAATCTGAACCGACTCTACCTTATCTCGGTGTAAATGCTCTAAATAACTGAGGCTACAGTTTCCATACTAGGGTGTTTTCATTTCACTCTGAATTGGGTGTATTCGATTTTTAGCAAGTGAACTGAGGTTTGCAAGTACTAATAATAGTTTCAAAAAAAAAACTCAGTAACTAATAGATGTGGACACAATCAAGTGTGCAGTCCACTGGCCTCAGTTGTGATACCTGGTCCCATAGGTGTCACATACACAATATCAACTCCTTTTCACCAAAAGACGCAGACTTATAACCAGAATCTTTACACACAAAATGAGCTTCACTTGAAGCAGAGACCAAATATCTCCTTCCCCCTATCTTTTTCTCTCTCATCATCCACCCGGCAATACCAGAAATCCAATTGAGCCAATGAGAATTCAGCAAACTCCATCAGAATGACCCATGTAGATAGATAAGCAAGTCCCCTCCCCCAATCTCTCTCCTCCAAAATCCCCAAGCAAACTTCACCTCAGAAACCCAGTTTACTTGCACTCAGAATTTGCTTGACCACCCATCAAGCCACGTGTCCCCAACTCCCACCACCAGCCATGAAACACCAAACTGTTACTGACTCACACTCCCTCCAAGTGTGCTTTCTTCTCCACACAAACTATAAAACTTCAACCTTCAAATCCCCACAAGAAAAAGATAGAAGACACAAACCTCAACCCTGATCACAACTCACAACTAGAGAGAGCAGAGGAACTCACTCTCTCACATTCTTCTCCCACTCCTCAAATTTTGAAGCAGAGGAGTTTCCTAGCTACATTTCTTCCTTCTTGTTCTTGGGTTTTGATCACCCACCAAATATGGCTTCTCTAGTCTCCTCACCTTTCACCTTACCCCAAACAAAGCCAGACCAACTCTCCTCCTTCTCCAAAAAGCACTACTTCCTCCACTCCTTCCTCCCCAGAAAGACCAACCAAGCCTCCTCAAAGACAACACTCAAAGTAAAATGCGCAATGGGGAACGGCCTCTTCACCCAGACAACACAAGAAGTCCGTCGTATAGTCCCTGAAAACAAGCAAAACCTCCCCACAGTCAAAGTCGTCTACGTCGTTCTCGAAGCCCAGTACCAGTCCTCCCTCACCGCCGCAGTCCAGTCCCTCAACGCCTCCAACAAACACGCCTCCTTCTCCGTCGTGGGTTACCTCGTCGAAGAGCTCCGAGACGA of the Fragaria vesca subsp. vesca linkage group LG6, FraVesHawaii_1.0, whole genome shotgun sequence genome contains:
- the LOC101311398 gene encoding exosome complex component RRP43-like isoform 2; its protein translation is MGLPDSSGGLLSELDVDAFRRLFPLRFYESHLVKSTRPDGRSLDKARETSSALGAVASADGSALVKIGSTTMLAAIKMEVTTPSQELPDEGRIAIEFHMPPICSPIVRPGRPAEAAPVVSKQLSDTISSSGMINVKELSLISGKAAWMVYLDIYCLDADGALFDAALLSAVAAFSHLQIPVVSMNNEGKVVVMSEENEGGKEPVNKEKRKLTLCSIPFSLTCILYKNFILADPTAEEESIMETLVTVVLDSSGQLVSLYKPGGPVLAYTSAIQDCVALTRQRVRELQMILDEASAGMEVD
- the LOC101311398 gene encoding exosome complex component RRP43-like isoform 1, producing the protein MGLPDSSGGLLSELDVDAFRRLFPLRFYESHLVKSTRPDGRSLDKARETSSALGAVASADGSALVKIGSTTMLAAIKMEVTTPSQELPDEGRIAIEFHMPPICSPIVRPGRPAEAAPVVSKQLSDTISSSGMINVKELSLISGKAAWMVYLDIYCLDADGALFDAALLSAVAAFSHLQIPVVSMNNEGKVVVMSEENEGGKEPVNKEKRKLTLCSIPFSLTCILYKNFILADPTAEEESIMETLVTVVLDSSGQLVSLYKPGGPVLAYTSAIQVGYLVSTLVSCQCFNGSLRFNLVGCCEFQIFVVLVYLTESNKVYVQISNHFITHQ